A region of Zeugodacus cucurbitae isolate PBARC_wt_2022May chromosome 5, idZeuCucr1.2, whole genome shotgun sequence DNA encodes the following proteins:
- the LOC105208979 gene encoding xenotropic and polytropic retrovirus receptor 1, with product MKFAEHLSAHITPEWRKQYINYEEMKAMLYMAVEEAPSVDSVEDEVLKRHFANFDENFFHYCDKELKKINTFYSEKLAEATRKFATLNAELKTCIEESERSAKKSKSLKKPGLPHRKVAELRLAFSEFYLSLILLQNYQNLNHTGFRKILKKHDKLLRVDTGAKWRQEYVEASHFFTNKDIDNIINETETTVTTELESGDRTRAMKRLRVPPLGEQQSPWTTFKVGLFSGSFIVLAIVVILSAIFHDITGENLKVTFRLYRGPLLIIEFIFLIGVNIYGWRSSGVNHVLIFELDPRNHLSEQHLMELSAIFGVIWTLSMLSYLYSASLSIPAFINPLTLTIVMVAFLLNPFHVFHHDARFWLLRITGRMVAAPFFHVGFADFWLGDQLNSLTTALLDFEYLVCFYFTNGDWFEARDATACMEKDFIIRPIFNCLPAWFRFAQCLRRYRDTREAFPHLVNAGKYSSTFAVVIFATLRSFNGHYYSSTFDNPYTWLWIIASIISSCYAYTWDIKMDWGLFDKNAGENTFLREEIVYSTGFYYFAIIEDLVLRFLWALSFYLTEMKIVSGDIMSSITGILEVFRRFVWNFFRLENEHLNNCGKFRAVRDISIAPIDSSDQTQILRMMDEPEGVINRYTKTNRPKPKKNKDPEKRSLLQQRGSLQDLTIDIDGTKKL from the exons ATGAAATTCGCCGAACATCTCTCGGCGCATATAACGCCGGAATGGCGCAAGCAATACATCAACTATGAG GAAATGAAAGCCATGCTCTACATGGCGGTCGAGGAAGCGCCCTCTGTCGACAGCGTTGAAGATGAGGTGCTCAAGCGACATTTCGCCAATTTCGATGAGAATTTCTTTCACTACTGCGACAAGGAATTGAAGAAGATCAACACATTCTACTCGGAAAAGCTGGCTGAGGCCACACGTAAATTCGCCACACTCAATGCCGAGTTGAAGACGTGCATCGAGGAGTCGGAGCGTTCGgcgaaaaaatcgaaatcgttGAAAAAACCCGGTTTACCGCATCGCAAAGTTGCCGAGCTGAGATTGGCGTTCAGTGAATTCTACTTGAGCTTGATTTTGTTACAAAACTATCAGAATTTAAATCACACCGGTTTTCGAAAAATTCTCAAGAAGCATGATAAG CTACTGCGCGTCGACACCGGTGCCAAGTGGCGTCAGGAATACGTTGAGGCCTCACATTTCTTCACCaacaaagatatcgataatATTATCAATGAAACTGAGACCACGGTCACGACTGAATTGGAGAGCGGTGATCGTACGCGCGCCATGAAACGTTTGCGTGTACCACCGTTGGGTGAACAACAGAGTCCGTGGACCACATTTAAAGTGGGTCTCTTTTCGGGCAGTTTCATTGTGCTCGCCATAGTGGTGATATTGTCGG CAATTTTCCACGATATTACTGGCGAAAATCTCAAAGTCACCTTCCGTCTGTATCGCGGTCCGTTGCTCATCATTGAATTTATCTTTCTAATTGGCGTTAACATCTACGGCTGGCGTTCATCGGGTGTCAATCATGTGCTCATCTTCGAATTAGATCCGCGTAATCATCTCTCCGAACAGCATCTGATGGAATTATCTGCGATATTTGGCGTAATATGGACGTTGAGTATGTTAAGCTACTTATATAGCGCCAGCTTGAGTATACCGGCTTTCATTAATCCGCTTACACTAACAATTGTGATGGTGGCATTCTTGCTGAATCCATTTCACGTTTTTCACCACGATGCGCGTTTCTGGTTGCTGCGCATAACT GGTCGTATGGTGGCAGCGCCATTCTTCCATGTCGGTTTCGCTGATTTCTGGCTCGGCGATCAGCTGAATTCACTCACCACAGCTTTGTTGGATTTCGAGTATTTGGTGTGTTTCTACTTCACCAATGGCGATTGGTTTGAGGCGCGAGATGCCACCGCATGCATGGAAAAAGATTTTATTATACGTCCGATATTCAATTGCTTGCCAGCGTGGTTCCGTTTCGCGCAGTGTCTGCGTCGTTATCGCGATACGCGTGAAGCCTTCCCTCACTTGGTGAATGCTGGAAAGTATTCGAGCACTTTTGCTGTGGTGATATTCGCAACGTTAAGGAGCTTCAATGGAC ACTACTACTCAAGTACATTTGATAATCCATACACCTGGCTGTGGATTATTGCCTCCATTATCTCCTCATGTTATGCTTACACTTGGGATATAAAGATGGATTGGGGTCTCTTCGATAAGAATGCGGGCGAGAACACATTTTTGCGTGAGGAAATCGTTTACTCAACA GGCTTCTACTACTTCGCCATCATCGAAGATTTGGTGCTACGTTTCCTATGGGCCTTATCATTTTATCTAACCGAAATGAAAATTGTTAGCGGCGATATTATGTCATCCATAACGGGTATTTTGGAAGTATTCAG ACGTTTCGTTTGGAACTTCTTCCGCTTGGAGAACGAACATCTCAACAATTGCGGTAAGTTCCGTGCCGTACGCGATATTTCAATTGCACCCATCGATTCATCGGATCAAACGCAAATATTGCGCATGATGGACGAGCCGGAGGGCGTTATAAATCGTTATACGAAAACTAATCGTCCCAAACCGAAAAAGAATAAGGATCCCGAGAAGCGTAGCTTGCTACAGCAACGTGGTTCACTGCAGGATCTTACCATCGATATTGATGGCacgaagaaattgtaa